From Carettochelys insculpta isolate YL-2023 chromosome 8, ASM3395843v1, whole genome shotgun sequence, a single genomic window includes:
- the LOC142016977 gene encoding testis-specific serine/threonine-protein kinase 6-like — protein sequence MSEGSQGDKLLSNLGYKLGQTLGEGSYSKVRVATSAKYKGPLAIKVVDRHRAPPDFVHKFLPRELSILRVIRHPHIVRIFEFIEVCNGKLYIVMEAASTDLLQLVQRLGKLPCVPEARDIFRQIVGAVRYLHDQNLVHRDLKCENVLLTSDGRRAKLTDFGFSKEARGYPDLSTTYCGSAAYASPEVLLGIPYDAKKYDIWSLGVVLYVMVTGCMPFDDTHIHSMPRRQKKGVLYPEGMSPLPEPCKALIAQLLQFSPASRPGVGQVAKNCWLKGEV from the coding sequence ATGTCGGAGGGCTCCCAAGGGGACAAGCTCCTGAGTAATCTGGGCTACAAGCTGGGCCAGACCCTGGGTGAGGGCAGCTACTCCAAGGTGAGGGTGGCCACCTCAGCCAAGTACAAGGGCCCACTGGCTATCAAGGTGGTGGATCGGCACCGCGCACCACCCGACTTTGTACACAAGTTTCTGCCTCGGGAGCTCTCCATCCTGCGGGTGATCCGGCACCCTCACATTGTGCGGATCTTTGAGTTCATCGAGGTCTGCAATGGGAAACTCTACATCGTGATGGAAGCAGCGTCCACGGATCTGCTCCAGCTGGTGCAGCGGCTGGGGAAACTACCTTGTGTCCCCGAGGCCCGGGACATCTTTAGGCAGATCGTGGGCGCCGTGCGCTACCTTCATGACCAAAACCTGGTGCACCGAGACCTCAAGTGTGAGAACGTATTGCTCACTTCTGATGGCCGCCGAGCAAAGCTCACGGATTTTGGCTTTAGCAAGGAGGCACGTGGCTACCCTGACCTGAGCACAACCTACTGTGGGTCAGCTGCCTACGCCTCCCCCGAGGTGCTGCTGGGTATCCCTTACGATGCCAAGAAGTACGACATATGGAGCTTGGGCGTGGTGCTCTACGTGATGGTGACTGGCTGCATGCCCTTCGACGACACCCACATCCACAGCATGCCCCGCCGCCAGAAGAAGGGAGTTCTGTACCCTGAGGGCATGTCccctctgcctgagccctgcaaagcCCTCATTGCACAGCTGCTCCAATTCAGCCCAGCCTCCCGGCCTGGGGTGGGACAAGTAGCCAAGAACTGCTGGTTGAAAGGGGAAGTTTAA